One window of the Halorussus sp. MSC15.2 genome contains the following:
- a CDS encoding sodium:calcium antiporter — protein MVASPLVPVVVFLVGIGVVVWSVEEFVEHVAEAAVDLGVSAFLLTVVLAGIDLENAVLGVAAAAGDLPDVALGTVFGEALFILGAAVGLAGVAIPFETETPREYLALTAVSPALLGLLSLDGRLSRLDGLLLLVGFAPLLWVVYRREARRTTRYLEAEEADEIEAEVREGSDAAGGDDRELVELGVLLLTVVGMTAGSELAVMGARDVLAAFDIAGLAFGATVMSFVASLEEILLTVEPVRDGRPEVGVGNVVGSTLFFVTANAGVVALVHPLALSRTVFAVHWPFFLGSLALVLAFLSRGRVGRPEGALLLAVYAGYWAANYLL, from the coding sequence ATGGTCGCCTCGCCGCTGGTTCCGGTCGTCGTCTTTCTGGTCGGCATCGGGGTCGTCGTCTGGAGCGTCGAGGAGTTCGTCGAACACGTCGCGGAGGCCGCGGTGGACCTCGGCGTCTCTGCGTTCCTGCTCACCGTGGTGCTGGCCGGAATCGACCTCGAAAACGCCGTGCTGGGGGTCGCGGCCGCGGCGGGCGACCTGCCGGACGTGGCGCTGGGCACCGTCTTCGGCGAGGCGCTGTTCATCCTCGGCGCGGCGGTCGGACTCGCGGGCGTCGCGATTCCCTTCGAGACCGAGACGCCGCGGGAGTATCTGGCGCTGACGGCCGTCTCGCCCGCGCTCCTCGGCCTGCTCTCGCTCGACGGCCGACTGTCGCGCCTCGACGGACTCCTGCTACTCGTCGGCTTCGCGCCGCTGCTCTGGGTGGTCTACCGACGCGAGGCGAGGCGGACGACCCGATATCTGGAAGCCGAGGAGGCCGACGAAATCGAGGCGGAGGTCCGAGAGGGTTCGGACGCGGCCGGCGGGGACGACCGCGAACTGGTCGAACTCGGCGTCCTCCTGCTCACCGTCGTCGGCATGACCGCGGGGTCGGAGTTGGCGGTGATGGGCGCCCGCGACGTGCTCGCCGCCTTCGACATCGCGGGACTCGCGTTCGGCGCGACCGTGATGAGTTTCGTCGCCAGTCTGGAGGAGATTCTGCTCACGGTCGAACCCGTCCGGGACGGCCGCCCGGAGGTCGGCGTCGGCAACGTCGTCGGAAGCACGCTCTTCTTCGTCACGGCCAACGCGGGCGTCGTCGCGCTCGTCCACCCGCTGGCGCTGTCGAGGACGGTGTTCGCGGTCCACTGGCCGTTCTTCCTCGGGTCGCTGGCGCTCGTGTTGGCGTTCCTCTCCCGAGGCCGCGTCGGTCGTCCGGAGGGTGCGCTACTGCTCGCGGTGTACGCCGGGTACT